CCAAGGAATTCAAACATCCCTATCCCAGGTTTTCTTATTACATTTCACACAATATGAGGGATAGGGATGGGAGGTTACCCCTTTTTCAGAGCTATAGAAACCATGacccagaaagttaaaaaaaaaaaaaagtgaattgtcCAAAAATAGCATCAGAAATAACATCAGCTAAAATCCCACTTCCCAGAGAGATTTGTCGGCATGCTGGTGTGTTTCCTTCCACTGACTACTCTTTTTTTAAGAGACATAGAATGACTGTTGTGGAAAGGTCCGAAGGCTTTAACATCCAGAGACTTATCTGttcctagctctgccactcactcacTTACTCACTCGGCCTTGGGTCCTAGGCCACAGTGCCATCTTTTGTAAATTTAGGAGGCAGGACTAAATTAGTTTTAAAGCCCCTCCTACCTCTAGAATATGGTGATTTAATGATATCTTGTGTAGGTTCCCCCTTACTGCATTTCCTTTCATAGtataaatattctatttcctCCTGTGTCAGAGGAATCTTCCAGGTTCTGGGCCTGATGAAAATGGACATGGTGAACTACACTATCCAGAGCCTTCAGCCCCAACTGCAGGAACATTCCATCCAGTATGAACGAGCTAAATTTCAGGAACTCCTCAACAAGCAGCCTAGTATGTATATAACTTGAGGGCAGGAGCAGGGAATATGACTTTGGGTCTGACTTTAATGATGTGAGAGAGTACTCTGCCTCTTTTTAGGAGCAGAAAGTTTCTTCCTCAGATGGGGGTGGCAGAAGGAATAGTTATCTAAGCCAGAAAGACTTCCCCCAACCAAAGCATTTGCTTATTGAGGAGGAGGAGATCTTGAATCTTCGTCCCAAGGCCTCAGGGATATAGGAGCTGAAGATAATTACGCACTCTTCCTGTCACAGGCCTCCTCGATCACACTACCAAGTGGCTGACCCGAGCGGCGGCAGACCTCTCCACGCCGCCACCTAGCTGCCCTGACACTCCTGACTCCTCCAGTGTGGTCTGCCCCTCTCCAAGTGAGGCAGCCAACAGCCCGGAGCCCCTCAGCCCCAAAATGGTGCTGTCCCAGGGCTTCCTGAACCTCCTTCTCTGGGACCCGGAAGATGAAGAGTTCCCTGAGGTAGGACTGTGGGGGGCCTTACCTTGTTGTCTGGGACTGAGGACTTGCATGGGGACCCTCCTCTCCTGACAGCCCGCTCTGCCTGCTTCCCCAGACCCTGCTGATGGACAGAGCCCAGCTGCAGGAGCTGGAGGCCCAGCTGCACCAGTTAACCATCCTGGCCTCGGTCTTGCTAGTGGCCAGCAGTTTCTCTGGCAGTGTTCTGTTTGGCTCGCCTCAGTTTGTGGATAAGCTGAAACGCATAACTAAAGCCCTGATGGAGGAGTTTAAGTCCAGGTGAGTTGCATAGATCTTTCTTAGAGTAACGATAGGTGATATGAAGG
This is a stretch of genomic DNA from Balaenoptera musculus isolate JJ_BM4_2016_0621 chromosome 11, mBalMus1.pri.v3, whole genome shotgun sequence. It encodes these proteins:
- the TCP11 gene encoding T-complex protein 11 homolog isoform X2 yields the protein MNLLKQEAEHGALDVPHLSKYILNMMTLLCAPVRDEAVQKLENITAPVRLLRGIFQVLGLMKMDMVNYTIQSLQPQLQEHSIQYERAKFQELLNKQPSLLDHTTKWLTRAAADLSTPPPSCPDTPDSSSVVCPSPSEAANSPEPLSPKMVLSQGFLNLLLWDPEDEEFPETLLMDRAQLQELEAQLHQLTILASVLLVASSFSGSVLFGSPQFVDKLKRITKALMEEFKSRPEEEAVLTVSEQVSQEIHRSLENMGLAALSSDNTASLIGELQNITRKENCVHSVIVSIPPHRSADPLVPQMLFGSWCAAVSARPPWRPYPH